The following are from one region of the Stigmatella ashevillena genome:
- a CDS encoding tyrosine-type recombinase/integrase produces the protein MSVRLRKWKTKEKKVQEAWWVDVKFQHPDGRVERIRKASPINTRRGAEQYERELRQALLNGTFGKEKKEVPTLEQFQERFLTYSENNNKPSQVYAKRGILNNHLVPVFGKLRLDAIGLAEVEAYKAQKLKEKLTPKSVNNHLAVLHKLLAVAVESGDLAQLPRIKMLRAAKPEFRFLTFEEADRFLAAATPEWAAMLTVALKTGLRIGELLALKWEDIDLVAGRLMVRRTLWSGQEGTPKGGRSREVPLSTRAVEILKAHRHLKGPYVFCGPGGERLTHSMVKAVVSRTCTRAGLAKRLGWHDLRHSFASHLVMRGVALKAVQELLGHATIDMTMRYAHLSPDVKRDAVHMLDTPSPARGTYGTHEA, from the coding sequence GTGAGCGTGCGACTGCGGAAGTGGAAGACGAAGGAGAAGAAGGTGCAAGAAGCGTGGTGGGTGGACGTGAAGTTCCAGCATCCCGACGGGAGGGTGGAGCGAATCCGCAAGGCATCGCCCATCAACACCCGCAGGGGGGCTGAGCAATACGAGCGCGAGCTCCGCCAAGCTCTTCTCAACGGCACCTTCGGAAAGGAGAAGAAGGAGGTTCCCACCCTGGAGCAGTTCCAGGAGCGGTTCCTCACCTACAGCGAGAACAACAACAAGCCCAGTCAGGTATACGCGAAGCGCGGCATCCTGAATAACCACCTCGTTCCTGTCTTCGGGAAGCTGCGACTCGATGCGATCGGCCTCGCGGAGGTGGAGGCGTACAAGGCCCAGAAGCTCAAGGAGAAGCTGACCCCGAAGTCGGTGAACAACCACCTCGCGGTGCTGCACAAGCTGCTCGCGGTGGCCGTCGAGAGCGGCGATCTCGCGCAGCTCCCGCGCATCAAGATGCTCCGGGCCGCCAAGCCGGAGTTCCGCTTCCTCACCTTCGAAGAGGCGGATCGCTTCCTCGCGGCGGCAACTCCCGAATGGGCCGCCATGCTCACGGTGGCCTTGAAGACGGGCCTGCGCATCGGCGAGTTGCTCGCCCTCAAGTGGGAGGACATCGATCTGGTGGCAGGCCGTCTCATGGTGCGCCGGACTTTGTGGAGCGGTCAGGAGGGCACTCCGAAGGGCGGGCGCAGCCGAGAGGTCCCACTGTCCACGCGGGCAGTCGAGATCCTCAAAGCCCACCGCCACCTCAAGGGGCCCTACGTCTTCTGCGGCCCCGGCGGCGAGCGCCTCACCCACAGCATGGTGAAGGCGGTGGTCTCCCGGACCTGTACCCGCGCTGGCCTCGCCAAGCGGCTCGGCTGGCACGATCTCCGGCACAGCTTCGCGTCCCATCTCGTCATGCGCGGAGTGGCGCTCAAGGCCGTCCAGGAGCTGCTCGGCCACGCCACCATCGACATGACGATGCGCTACGCCCACCTGAGCCCGGACGTGAAACGGGACGCCGTGCACATGCTCGACACGCCGAGCCCCGCCAGGGGCACATACGGGACACATGAAGCCTGA
- a CDS encoding helix-turn-helix domain-containing protein produces the protein MSQQNNEAEVPAALSDVLTVEEAAAFLRVNRKTLYEAVRLGSIPGVIRIGRSIRISRSTLLGWVQGNGGPALGEET, from the coding sequence GTGTCTCAGCAGAACAATGAAGCGGAAGTTCCAGCAGCCCTCTCGGATGTGCTCACCGTGGAGGAGGCAGCGGCCTTCCTGCGGGTGAACCGGAAAACCCTCTACGAGGCCGTCCGCCTGGGCAGCATCCCGGGGGTTATCCGCATTGGCCGAAGCATCCGCATTAGTCGATCCACCTTGTTAGGGTGGGTCCAGGGTAACGGCGGTCCTGCGCTCGGAGAAGAAACGTGA
- the nadB gene encoding L-aspartate oxidase, producing the protein MPQRFDFLVLGGGVAGLSFALQAARHGSVAVLTKRERYESNTQYAQGGIASVLAPTDTFEAHVLDTLVAGAGLNHRDAVEVTVREGPERIQALVEFGAEFNRHSSGEFDLTREGGHSARRIIHAGDITGREVQRALLAACDAQPNITFLQHTAAIDLILDRRSTPGRAGRCLGAYVLTESGRIDTLLCKVTVLATGGAGKVYLYTSNPDVATGDGVAMAYRAGAQVANMEFYQFHPTCLYHPEAKSFLISEALRGEGGKLRLRNGQTFMERYHPLGALAPRDVVARAIDAELKRTGDDCVHLDMTHLGRAFLTDRFPNIYATCKAFNIDMAVQPIPVVPAAHYMCGGVVTDLHGRTSVPGLYAVGEVAHTGLHGANRLASNSLLEGLVFGHRAALTTAEEIRTLPSSVQEPPEWDAGSAVDSDESVVVTHNWDEIRRLMWNYVGIVRTDKRLMRARRRLDLLREEIRDYYWRFKVTQDVIELRNIADVALLIVDCASRRKESRGLHFTLDYPNTDDHHGMRDTVVSREL; encoded by the coding sequence ATGCCCCAGCGCTTCGACTTTCTCGTCCTGGGGGGCGGTGTTGCAGGACTCTCGTTCGCCCTCCAAGCCGCCCGGCATGGCTCCGTCGCCGTGCTCACCAAGCGTGAACGTTACGAGAGCAACACCCAGTACGCCCAAGGGGGCATCGCCAGCGTGCTGGCGCCCACGGACACCTTCGAGGCGCACGTCCTGGACACCCTGGTGGCCGGGGCGGGCCTCAACCACCGGGACGCGGTGGAAGTCACGGTGCGCGAGGGGCCCGAGCGCATCCAGGCGCTCGTCGAGTTCGGCGCCGAGTTCAACCGGCACTCCAGCGGTGAATTCGATCTCACCCGGGAGGGCGGCCACTCCGCGCGGCGCATCATCCACGCAGGCGACATCACCGGCCGGGAAGTCCAACGCGCGCTGCTGGCCGCGTGCGATGCCCAGCCCAACATCACCTTCCTGCAGCACACCGCCGCGATCGATCTCATCCTGGACCGGCGCTCCACCCCAGGCCGGGCCGGCCGGTGCCTGGGCGCCTATGTCCTCACCGAGAGCGGCCGCATCGACACGTTGCTGTGCAAGGTGACGGTGCTGGCCACGGGCGGGGCCGGCAAGGTGTACCTGTACACCTCCAATCCGGATGTGGCGACGGGGGATGGTGTGGCCATGGCCTACCGGGCGGGGGCGCAGGTGGCCAACATGGAGTTCTATCAATTCCACCCCACGTGCCTGTACCACCCGGAAGCCAAGAGCTTTCTCATCAGCGAGGCGCTCCGGGGCGAAGGCGGCAAGCTGCGGCTGCGCAATGGGCAGACTTTCATGGAGCGCTATCACCCGCTCGGCGCGCTGGCGCCCCGCGACGTGGTGGCCCGCGCCATTGACGCGGAGCTCAAGCGCACGGGAGATGACTGCGTCCACCTGGACATGACGCACCTGGGGCGCGCCTTCCTCACCGACCGCTTCCCCAACATCTACGCCACCTGCAAGGCCTTCAACATCGACATGGCCGTGCAGCCCATCCCCGTGGTGCCCGCGGCGCACTACATGTGCGGCGGCGTGGTGACGGATCTGCACGGCCGCACCTCCGTGCCCGGCCTGTATGCCGTGGGGGAGGTGGCCCACACCGGGCTGCATGGCGCCAACCGGCTCGCCTCCAACTCCCTGCTGGAGGGGCTTGTTTTCGGCCATCGGGCCGCCCTGACCACCGCCGAGGAGATCCGCACCCTCCCCTCTTCCGTCCAGGAGCCTCCCGAGTGGGATGCCGGCAGCGCGGTGGACTCGGACGAGAGCGTCGTCGTCACCCACAACTGGGATGAAATCCGCCGCCTCATGTGGAACTACGTGGGCATCGTCCGCACGGACAAGCGCTTGATGCGCGCCCGGCGCCGGTTGGATCTGCTGCGCGAGGAGATCCGCGACTACTACTGGCGCTTCAAGGTGACCCAGGACGTCATCGAACTGCGCAACATCGCCGACGTGGCCCTCCTCATCGTCGACTGCGCCAGCCGCCGCAAGGAGAGCCGTGGCCTGCACTTCACGCTCGACTACCCCAACACCGATGACCACCATGGGATGCGCGATACGGTCGTCTCACGCGAGCTCTGA
- the pgsA gene encoding CDP-diacylglycerol--glycerol-3-phosphate 3-phosphatidyltransferase, with translation MDRATRKQRKREERARRRAARKESVLIQEFWNLPNMLTLGRIMLIPLFVWFTYDADPFYSLMAGVVFAVASITDVVDGYLARKWNLITVVGKFMDPLADKLIAMAALVMMVRLGRIAAWVVIVLLARELIVSGLRTIAASEGMVIAAGQEGKWKTSLQLVGIISLCVHYVHPLDLGFRVVTVDYNLVGKALVYLSCAFSVWSAVVYFRAFLAMLARRGKPDTQNA, from the coding sequence ATGGACCGAGCCACGAGGAAGCAGCGAAAGCGCGAGGAGCGGGCGAGGCGCCGGGCGGCCCGTAAGGAAAGCGTCCTCATCCAGGAGTTCTGGAACCTGCCCAACATGCTGACGCTGGGCCGGATCATGCTGATCCCGCTGTTCGTCTGGTTCACCTACGACGCGGACCCGTTCTATTCGCTGATGGCGGGCGTGGTGTTCGCGGTGGCGTCCATCACGGACGTGGTGGACGGGTACCTGGCGCGCAAGTGGAACCTCATCACGGTGGTGGGGAAGTTCATGGACCCGCTGGCGGACAAGCTGATCGCCATGGCGGCGCTGGTGATGATGGTGCGGCTGGGGCGCATCGCCGCCTGGGTGGTCATCGTGCTGCTGGCGCGGGAGCTCATCGTCAGCGGGCTGCGCACCATCGCGGCAAGCGAGGGCATGGTCATCGCCGCCGGGCAGGAGGGCAAGTGGAAGACGAGCCTCCAACTGGTGGGCATCATTTCACTCTGCGTTCACTACGTTCACCCCCTGGACTTGGGCTTCCGGGTGGTGACGGTGGACTACAACCTGGTGGGCAAGGCGCTGGTGTACCTGTCGTGCGCGTTCTCGGTGTGGAGCGCGGTGGTGTACTTCCGGGCGTTCCTCGCGATGCTCGCCCGGCGGGGCAAGCCGGACACACAGAATGCTTGA
- a CDS encoding tetratricopeptide repeat protein, producing the protein MATTRAAGPETSPVDDEFLNLLYRGGELLAAGKMIEAKDYLERAHQMQPKNEKGQNLLGLTYFKLGLFDRAAEIYEMLVRENPVDPTLRVNLGLVYLKTNALQRAVREFEVAVDLSPDHKKAHNYLGLALAQQSEYGRAREHFLLSGSDAMAEKMSRAIAGETFVRETPVPLAPERGFPELERPEPGRGQGGTPSMDASSDELDIDVIEEIPTPQVAAPPPPPPPARPPALIPRQAPPPPPAPEDDWGAQFGLDEVPAQQQTQTLGEFPEIEPEALAPEQPPLELPVLSTEELASPPEPFPEVTEAGAPEASVETARTGGVPQESSWAETLPGSGDERAASPFSEPPPPPSEAEPQVPVMSVEELSEDGMPVLTAEPEDAENLAAMAQHEQAPAPVPPEPEALAEPFAAPDAVAAVAPEPAQDVFMEAEPSLEAPPAEEALPPEPVPAAFAAELPPQAEAYLPQAESYPLQAGPVPTLGELAPLLPLSDAGTVGTFSVSSAGCSVRVEGQLLIRLEGLVAFSGKLTFQPEMKRFRGRATDKSFGEGAGQLVRASGQGALFIEPTERHTFVAMDLGDESAYFRDENVFAFEEPVTFENGRVPSDAAPDLDLVHLRGSGKVLLSLPGPLRLVPVGMQTPVSVQLTHLVGWQGNLTPRVVSLWPGVGSEAFKTAVELSGEGFALICLPVR; encoded by the coding sequence ATGGCGACGACGCGAGCGGCGGGGCCGGAGACGAGTCCCGTTGACGACGAGTTCCTGAATCTTCTCTACCGCGGCGGAGAACTGCTGGCGGCCGGGAAGATGATCGAGGCCAAGGACTACCTCGAGCGGGCCCACCAGATGCAGCCGAAGAACGAGAAGGGGCAGAACCTTCTCGGGCTGACGTATTTCAAGCTGGGCCTCTTCGACCGCGCGGCGGAAATCTACGAGATGCTGGTGCGGGAGAACCCGGTGGACCCCACGCTGCGGGTCAACCTGGGGCTCGTGTACCTGAAGACGAACGCGCTGCAGCGCGCGGTGCGCGAGTTCGAGGTGGCGGTGGATCTCTCGCCGGACCACAAGAAGGCGCACAACTACCTGGGGCTGGCGCTGGCCCAGCAGAGTGAGTACGGGCGGGCGCGCGAGCACTTCTTGCTGTCGGGCAGCGACGCCATGGCCGAGAAGATGTCCCGGGCCATCGCCGGGGAGACGTTCGTGCGGGAGACGCCGGTGCCGCTGGCCCCGGAGCGAGGCTTCCCGGAGCTTGAGCGACCCGAGCCGGGGCGCGGGCAGGGCGGCACGCCTTCGATGGATGCCTCGAGCGATGAGCTGGACATCGACGTCATCGAAGAGATCCCCACGCCGCAAGTGGCCGCGCCGCCGCCCCCGCCGCCGCCTGCCCGGCCTCCGGCGCTCATCCCGCGTCAAGCGCCCCCGCCGCCTCCGGCTCCGGAGGATGACTGGGGCGCGCAGTTTGGGCTCGACGAAGTCCCCGCGCAGCAGCAGACCCAGACCCTGGGTGAGTTTCCCGAGATCGAACCCGAAGCGCTGGCGCCGGAGCAGCCTCCGCTCGAGCTTCCGGTGCTGTCCACCGAGGAGCTGGCCTCACCACCCGAGCCTTTTCCGGAGGTGACGGAGGCCGGAGCCCCCGAGGCTTCGGTGGAGACGGCGAGGACGGGAGGCGTGCCGCAGGAGTCTTCCTGGGCAGAGACGCTGCCTGGCAGTGGCGACGAGCGGGCGGCCAGTCCGTTCTCGGAACCTCCGCCCCCCCCATCGGAGGCGGAGCCCCAGGTTCCGGTGATGTCCGTGGAGGAGCTCTCCGAAGACGGGATGCCCGTGCTGACTGCGGAGCCCGAGGATGCGGAGAACCTGGCGGCCATGGCTCAGCACGAGCAGGCTCCCGCGCCGGTTCCCCCGGAGCCGGAAGCCTTGGCGGAACCGTTCGCCGCGCCGGATGCGGTCGCGGCCGTGGCCCCGGAACCGGCGCAGGATGTCTTCATGGAGGCGGAGCCCAGCCTCGAGGCGCCTCCTGCCGAGGAAGCGTTGCCGCCCGAGCCGGTCCCGGCCGCCTTTGCCGCCGAGCTTCCACCGCAGGCGGAAGCCTACCTGCCGCAGGCGGAATCCTACCCCCTGCAGGCGGGACCCGTGCCGACGCTGGGAGAACTGGCGCCCCTGTTGCCGCTGTCGGATGCGGGGACGGTGGGCACTTTCTCCGTGTCGTCGGCCGGCTGCTCGGTGAGGGTGGAGGGGCAACTGCTGATCCGTCTGGAGGGGCTGGTGGCCTTCTCTGGGAAGCTCACCTTCCAGCCGGAGATGAAGCGGTTCCGGGGCCGGGCCACGGACAAGTCGTTTGGAGAGGGGGCAGGGCAGTTGGTGCGTGCCAGCGGCCAGGGGGCCCTCTTCATCGAGCCAACGGAGCGCCACACGTTCGTGGCCATGGATCTGGGCGACGAATCCGCCTACTTCCGGGACGAGAACGTCTTTGCCTTCGAAGAGCCGGTGACGTTCGAGAATGGCCGAGTGCCCTCGGACGCGGCGCCAGACCTGGACCTGGTGCACCTGCGCGGCAGTGGGAAGGTGCTGCTGAGCCTGCCGGGGCCGCTGCGGCTGGTTCCTGTGGGAATGCAGACCCCCGTGTCGGTGCAGCTGACGCACCTGGTGGGCTGGCAGGGCAACTTGACGCCCCGCGTGGTGTCCCTGTGGCCAGGAGTGGGGAGTGAGGCCTTCAAGACGGCGGTGGAGCTGAGCGGCGAAGGATTTGCCCTCATCTGCCTGCCGGTCCGATAG
- a CDS encoding lytic transglycosylase domain-containing protein, with protein sequence MRTGLVFLLSGLLLPLGAFASEGIYRYVEKDGTIIYTNVPPPGSKKARQLKGTFTEAQKPSAPVRGRASAPGELEPHISTAARRYRIPASLVRAIMQAESNFDSNAVSPKGACGLMQLMPQTATEMYVKDIFDEKENIEGGVRYLRVLANTFEGDMVKMIAAYNAGPQAVRKYGGSVPPYTETQEYVRKVLQLYHHYKERERLARNEPREANADGDDASGGAGDESR encoded by the coding sequence ATGCGCACAGGTCTCGTCTTCCTTCTCAGCGGGTTGCTGCTTCCCCTGGGGGCCTTTGCCTCCGAGGGCATCTACCGCTACGTGGAGAAGGACGGCACCATCATCTATACGAATGTTCCTCCCCCGGGCAGCAAGAAGGCCCGCCAGCTCAAGGGGACCTTCACCGAAGCGCAGAAGCCCTCGGCGCCCGTGAGGGGGCGCGCCAGTGCGCCCGGGGAACTCGAGCCGCACATCTCGACGGCCGCCCGGCGCTACCGCATCCCCGCGAGCCTCGTGCGGGCCATCATGCAGGCCGAGAGCAACTTCGACTCCAACGCGGTGTCCCCCAAGGGCGCCTGTGGGCTGATGCAGCTCATGCCCCAGACGGCGACGGAGATGTACGTGAAGGACATCTTCGACGAGAAGGAGAACATCGAAGGGGGGGTGCGCTACCTGAGGGTGCTCGCCAACACGTTCGAAGGCGACATGGTGAAGATGATTGCCGCGTACAACGCGGGCCCGCAGGCGGTCCGCAAGTACGGCGGCAGCGTGCCGCCTTACACAGAGACCCAGGAGTACGTGCGCAAGGTCCTGCAGCTCTACCACCACTACAAAGAGCGCGAGCGGCTCGCACGCAACGAGCCCCGCGAAGCGAATGCCGATGGCGACGACGCGAGCGGCGGGGCCGGAGACGAGTCCCGTTGA
- a CDS encoding IS630 family transposase, whose protein sequence is MLPVPVGRGSFPPLQRVEVERLACCEPAGVGLHMTHWSTRSLARAAQLRGIASTISHSTVALILRDAELQPHRWRYWKTPTPDDTFRAKAAKVLWCYENAHSLAERGEVVLCVDEKPNIQALERRCPSRSMKPGLIQHQEFEYVRHGTVNFLAKLVVHTGKMRGWCLEHNDSASLRAVLPQLLWEHRQARRIHLIWDAGSSHMAHPTRSFLSSYYPQVRVLFTPAHASWLDQAELLLRAFGARYLQRGDWASRSELIEHLNASWPEYNRLYAHPFTWSWTRTQMHRWVDRYQS, encoded by the coding sequence ATGCTCCCCGTTCCGGTCGGCCGCGGGAGCTTTCCCCCCCTGCAACGAGTGGAGGTGGAGCGCCTGGCATGCTGCGAACCGGCCGGCGTCGGGCTGCACATGACCCACTGGTCCACTCGTAGTCTGGCGCGTGCTGCCCAGCTCCGGGGGATTGCCTCCACCATCTCCCACTCCACCGTCGCGCTCATCCTTCGCGATGCCGAACTGCAACCCCACCGCTGGCGCTACTGGAAGACACCGACTCCAGACGACACCTTTCGCGCCAAGGCCGCCAAGGTCCTCTGGTGCTACGAGAATGCTCACTCCCTCGCAGAGCGAGGCGAGGTGGTGTTGTGCGTGGACGAGAAGCCCAACATCCAAGCTCTGGAGCGGCGCTGCCCCTCGCGCTCGATGAAGCCGGGCCTCATCCAGCACCAAGAGTTCGAGTATGTGCGCCACGGCACGGTGAACTTCTTGGCCAAGCTGGTGGTGCATACCGGCAAGATGCGCGGCTGGTGTCTGGAGCACAACGACAGCGCCAGCCTGCGGGCGGTCCTGCCCCAACTGTTGTGGGAGCATCGCCAGGCCCGTCGCATTCACCTCATCTGGGATGCGGGCTCCAGCCACATGGCCCACCCGACGCGTTCGTTCCTCAGCAGCTACTACCCTCAGGTTCGAGTGCTCTTCACTCCGGCCCATGCCTCCTGGCTCGATCAAGCCGAGTTGCTGCTGCGCGCCTTCGGGGCGCGCTACCTTCAGCGGGGCGACTGGGCCAGCCGCTCCGAACTCATCGAGCACCTCAACGCAAGCTGGCCCGAGTACAACCGTCTCTATGCCCACCCGTTCACTTGGTCCTGGACTCGGACCCAGATGCACCGGTGGGTGGATCGTTACCAGTCCTGA
- a CDS encoding primase-helicase family protein, translating to MSAPNPLVSVNARLLRFELTSASRTDALSGWDYQVIELEETQLLFKLLTAQPQIGPAKHGYIFAKPKAYFLPRSRPLEQRDIEGGCALVLDIHNTTRLSWDVEYPYGPEQVRELLGFSGVMYSTDTTGPVCDRMRVILLLDRMHTLRELHRLTAWVMQLFPSPGVTPLAPHRLVEAPQCTHAEATAGAAWLVELKGPKLGVDMVPSDFREPVFLEPEVPTAHHSTILAALLNGKIWRWAKANAKTLSLQLRHGIASNLAAILNEDHDALDACVTAFAELCPDTGIEEAARNLAAAAKEEPMTWLDLSGHGLPPPYGRELTPVADAQAEAAKGDANPSKYLFNVSANRYEILQADGSYLPDILPDALATMLAPTIGDRKAIERFMKTQIPNYKKRAPVYESTERLVKHNGLMTFNTFVPTRIVPREGDWSDIRALVMNLVGEDQREEAFEFFLDWLALVVQRIYVQKAPQKMLTAVVLHGEQGSGKGTLVEVLQMLYPEGSVITVDQERLEERFSSWNADTLLLVANEVNSGTTKEKALANKLKRLITDPTVVVEEKGEKAQPNAKNKMTLLFCSNDDRPVRIERGDRRFIVFHSRTKLPQPLIKTLRADMNGLRTQVAAFFHHLLHRQVQIDVNTQFETAAWRLMQNASLSTVEKAVDELRVVGYRSLASAWEKADDIRHNEVRVAIAIGSADGCEHIPSGELVSVIKYWARRQGLSIPDNIDVPLRNAMKAAFPEAKADRASLKGRGQERVWLGLPLDMDSDGKVTRLSGEKAPYAVPSVEVKHEENVLLGTAEDFSN from the coding sequence ATGTCCGCGCCTAATCCCCTCGTCTCGGTCAATGCTCGGCTTCTGCGGTTCGAGCTCACCAGCGCCTCGCGCACGGATGCCTTGAGCGGCTGGGACTACCAGGTGATTGAACTCGAGGAGACGCAGTTGCTCTTCAAGTTGCTCACTGCCCAGCCGCAGATTGGGCCCGCGAAGCATGGCTACATCTTCGCCAAGCCCAAGGCGTACTTCCTTCCTCGCAGCCGTCCTCTTGAGCAGCGGGACATCGAAGGGGGCTGCGCGCTCGTTCTCGACATTCATAATACCACCCGGCTCAGTTGGGACGTGGAATACCCCTACGGCCCAGAGCAGGTGCGTGAGCTCCTCGGCTTCAGTGGGGTGATGTACTCGACTGACACCACAGGGCCCGTGTGCGACCGCATGCGCGTCATCCTGCTGCTGGATCGAATGCACACCCTCCGGGAACTCCATCGGCTGACGGCATGGGTGATGCAGCTCTTCCCTTCGCCGGGCGTGACGCCCCTTGCTCCTCACAGGCTGGTCGAGGCTCCTCAGTGTACCCATGCTGAGGCCACTGCAGGGGCCGCCTGGCTGGTGGAACTGAAGGGACCGAAGCTCGGCGTGGACATGGTCCCGTCCGACTTCCGGGAGCCAGTCTTCCTTGAGCCGGAGGTGCCGACGGCGCACCACTCCACCATCCTGGCAGCCCTCCTCAACGGGAAGATATGGCGGTGGGCCAAGGCAAACGCGAAGACGCTCTCCCTCCAGCTCCGTCATGGCATCGCCAGCAACCTTGCCGCCATCCTCAACGAGGATCATGACGCGCTCGATGCATGCGTCACTGCCTTCGCGGAACTCTGCCCTGACACGGGAATAGAGGAGGCAGCGAGGAACTTGGCTGCCGCGGCAAAGGAGGAGCCGATGACCTGGCTGGACCTGAGCGGACACGGGCTTCCTCCTCCGTACGGGCGCGAGCTCACCCCGGTGGCCGATGCCCAGGCCGAAGCAGCAAAGGGGGATGCCAACCCCAGCAAGTACCTCTTCAACGTCAGCGCCAATCGCTACGAGATTCTCCAGGCCGATGGCAGCTACCTTCCGGACATCCTGCCCGACGCGCTCGCTACCATGCTCGCCCCCACTATTGGGGATCGGAAGGCTATCGAGCGTTTCATGAAGACGCAGATTCCCAATTACAAGAAGCGTGCTCCTGTCTACGAGAGCACTGAGCGGCTGGTGAAGCACAACGGGCTCATGACGTTCAACACGTTTGTCCCTACGCGCATCGTGCCGCGTGAGGGCGACTGGTCGGACATCCGGGCGCTCGTAATGAACCTCGTGGGCGAAGACCAGCGCGAGGAGGCGTTCGAATTTTTCCTCGACTGGCTCGCACTCGTGGTGCAGCGCATCTACGTCCAGAAGGCACCGCAGAAGATGCTGACCGCAGTGGTCCTCCACGGAGAACAAGGATCGGGTAAGGGGACGTTGGTGGAGGTGCTCCAAATGCTCTACCCGGAGGGGAGCGTCATCACCGTGGACCAGGAGCGGCTTGAGGAGCGGTTCAGTTCGTGGAACGCGGACACCCTGCTGTTGGTGGCCAACGAGGTGAACTCAGGCACAACGAAGGAGAAGGCTCTCGCCAATAAGCTGAAGCGGCTCATCACCGATCCCACCGTAGTGGTTGAGGAGAAGGGCGAGAAGGCGCAGCCCAACGCGAAGAACAAGATGACGCTGCTCTTCTGCTCCAACGATGACCGCCCGGTGCGCATCGAACGTGGAGATCGTCGCTTCATTGTTTTCCACAGCCGCACGAAACTGCCTCAACCGCTCATCAAGACCCTGCGTGCGGACATGAACGGCTTGCGTACACAGGTGGCAGCCTTTTTCCACCACCTGCTCCATCGGCAGGTACAGATTGACGTCAACACCCAGTTCGAGACTGCCGCCTGGCGCTTGATGCAGAACGCCTCGCTCAGCACTGTCGAGAAAGCCGTAGATGAGCTTCGTGTGGTCGGCTACCGCTCGCTGGCTTCGGCTTGGGAGAAGGCGGACGACATACGGCACAACGAAGTGCGCGTTGCCATTGCGATTGGTAGCGCGGACGGATGTGAGCACATCCCCTCAGGGGAACTCGTCAGCGTCATCAAATACTGGGCACGTAGGCAGGGCTTGTCCATCCCGGACAACATTGATGTCCCACTCCGCAACGCGATGAAGGCTGCTTTCCCAGAGGCCAAAGCGGATCGTGCGTCCCTCAAGGGACGCGGCCAGGAGCGGGTGTGGCTGGGGCTGCCACTGGACATGGACTCCGATGGGAAAGTGACGCGTCTCTCAGGGGAGAAGGCGCCCTACGCCGTTCCCAGTGTTGAGGTGAAGCATGAGGAGAACGTGCTCCTGGGGACTGCGGAGGACTTCTCCAACTGA
- a CDS encoding DUF5131 family protein — protein MALGSGIEWTESTWNPITGCNKISPGCKYCYAERMAERLQAMGQPNYRNGFELTLQPHMLELPLQWKKPQTIFVNSMSDLFHKDVPLTYIQRVFDVMRRAHWHRFQVLTKRADRLAELSPEIEWPENVWMGVSVENADYGDRIDDLRTTGARVKFLSLEPLLGPLKKLKLKNIDWVIVGGESGHRARPMNPAWVTDIRDQCARAGVAFFFKQWGGKNKKKAGRLLDGRTWDEMPTAPGSTRLARSTRTRALPIVA, from the coding sequence ATGGCGCTCGGCTCCGGCATCGAGTGGACCGAGTCCACCTGGAACCCCATCACGGGGTGCAACAAGATCAGCCCCGGCTGCAAGTACTGCTACGCCGAGCGCATGGCGGAACGGCTGCAGGCGATGGGGCAGCCGAACTACCGGAACGGCTTCGAGCTTACGTTGCAGCCGCATATGCTGGAGCTTCCGCTTCAGTGGAAGAAGCCGCAGACGATCTTCGTGAACTCGATGAGCGACCTGTTCCACAAGGACGTGCCGCTCACGTACATCCAGCGCGTCTTCGACGTCATGCGCCGAGCACACTGGCATCGCTTCCAGGTGCTCACGAAGCGCGCGGACCGGCTCGCCGAGCTGAGCCCCGAGATCGAGTGGCCCGAGAACGTATGGATGGGTGTGAGCGTCGAGAACGCGGACTACGGCGACCGCATCGACGACCTGCGGACGACGGGCGCGCGCGTGAAGTTCCTCTCGCTCGAGCCACTCCTTGGCCCCCTGAAGAAGCTGAAGCTGAAGAACATCGACTGGGTGATCGTCGGCGGTGAGTCCGGCCACCGCGCGCGCCCGATGAACCCAGCGTGGGTCACCGACATCCGCGACCAGTGCGCGCGTGCAGGCGTCGCGTTCTTCTTCAAGCAGTGGGGCGGTAAGAACAAGAAGAAGGCAGGTCGACTGCTCGACGGGCGAACCTGGGACGAGATGCCGACCGCACCGGGATCGACTCGCTTGGCGCGCTCTACGCGGACGCGCGCCCTGCCGATCGTGGCCTGA